Proteins encoded by one window of Dermochelys coriacea isolate rDerCor1 chromosome 13, rDerCor1.pri.v4, whole genome shotgun sequence:
- the LOC122456519 gene encoding immunoglobulin superfamily member 1-like isoform X3, protein MELNVLLHLLASLQILPQLASPAAPLQVPTVIVDPQHPVYFPGERLTLRCSAPGGEAVSSYQFYNQHGERVFTETTGLSGGPWLVLTAETGKAGAYSCDYWAVRDGRPIYSARSQPLRVPVMDFPLAPSISGMSDSPGKSPVTIVCSAPQGHVAKRYQFLRQGNVIVSQSGARLRLHQSDLDATGPYTCSYEVNVSGRMIQSLPSAPLSIHLTGPSVLPETFRPTLWLSPTGPEFTTGDSVTLTCSAPSWDKKKGFCFLKAGEEVACTRQALEDSQSYQIGRLSMEDSGSYTCMYWVAELGKEISSLESQPISITVRDVSLPPSAPQIILDPPKHIYFQGEHVKLTCSVPGSEQVGGYRFYHQREEQISELDEGPWLERVAMTGNAGAYSCAYWIIRSGQAILSGKSDSISIAVTAPPLAPKLSLHPKLPVYLPGEKVTLTCSVPHGKEAVGFRFHQHRGDQTPEELPAASRGPWMELMAQMGNDGSYTCQYWRWEAGQEIVSEDSNSITVPVSDPLPQPLLSVDPPSGEVSEGLPLLIACMAPGELGEWRFHFYKDGTEIVPRDEGFEISTMESISGSMNICLLSIPRAGPNNTAEFTCGYEKNMSGRWIQSLRSRAVNVTWNVTRNYSWRGGWALPLPLVVGCGGGGAALGLLALLGCCCRRNKKGSSKTAAGYLGVNGAPGVNLALQQRSRDGWDQPVMHNQ, encoded by the exons ATGGAGCTCAACGTCCTCCTCCATCTCCTGG CTTCTCTCCAGatccttccccagctggcatcACCTGCAG CCCCCCTGCAAGTCCCCACGGTCATTGTGGACCCCCAGCACCCTGTGTATTTCCCGGGGGAGCGTCTCACCCTCAGATGCTCAGCCCCTGGCGGGGAGGCAGTGAGCAGCTACCAGTTCTACAATCAGCACGGGGAGCGGGTCTTCACAGAAACCACTGGCCTGTCCGGGGGGCCCTGGCTAGTCCTGACGGCTGAGACGGGGAAGGCCGGGGCGTACAGCTGTGACTACTGGGCAGTGAGAGACGGGCGGCCCATCTACTCTGCACGAAGCCAGCCTCTCCGGGTACCAGTGATGG ATTTCCCTCTTGCTCCATCCATCTCTGGGATGTCTGATTCCCCCGGGAAGAGCCCTGTTACCATCGTATGCTCAGCCCCTCAGGGACATGTGGCTAAAAGGTACCAGTTCCTGAGGCAGGGGAATGTCATTGTCTCACAGTCGGGTGCCCGTCTCCGGCTCCATCAGTCTGATTTGGATGCTACCGGCCCTTACACCTGCAGCTATGAGGTCAATGTCTCAGGGAGAATGATCCAGTCACTACCGAGTGCCCCCCTCTCAATCCATCTGACAG GGCCTTCCGTGCTCCCGGAAACCTTTCGGCCAACTCTGTGGCTGTCCCCAACGGGTCCTGAATTCACCACCGGAGATTCTGTTACCCTGACGTgctcagctcccagctgggatAAGAAGAAGGGGTTCTGCTTCCTCAAGGCTGGGGAAGAAGTGGCATGCACAAGACAGGCACTGGAGGACTCTCAGAGTTACCAGATTGGCAGACTCAGCATGGAGGATTCTGGCTCGTACACCTGTATGTACTGGGTAGCTGAACTTGGGAAGGAGATCTCCTCCCTAGAGAGCCAGCCCATCTCCATCACAGTCAGAG ATGTCTCACTGCCCCCGTCGGCCCCCCAAATCATTCTGGATCCCCCAAAACACATCTATTTTCAGGGGGAACATGTCAAGCTCACCTGCTCAGTTCCTGGCAGCGAGCAGGTGGGGGGATACAGATTCTACCATCAAAGAGAGGAGCAGATCTCCGAGCTGGACGAGGGGCCTTGGCTAGAGCGTGTGGCTATGACTGGGAATGCTGGGGCTTACTCCTGTGCCTATTGGATAATCCGATCTGGGCAAGCGATCCTGTCAGGGAAAAGCGACTCCATCTCCATCGCTGTGACTG CTCCTCCATTGGCCCCCAAACTCTCTCTGCATCCCAAGCTCCCCGTGTACCTGCCTGGGGAGAAGGTCACCCTCACCTGCTCAGTCCCCCATGGCAAGGAGGCTGTGGGGTTCAGGTTCCACCAACACAGAGGGGATCAGACTCCTGAAGAGCTgccagcagccagcaggggacCCTGGATGGAGCTCATGGCGCAGATGGGGAATGACGGCTCCTACACCTGTCAGTACTGGAGATGGGAGGCCGGGCAGGAGATTGTGTCTGAGGACAGTAACAGCATCACTGTACCAGTGTCAG acccccttccccagccattgCTGAGCGTGGATCCCCCATCTGGAGAGGTGAGTGAAGGGCTCCCCCTGCTCATCGCCTGCATGGCCCCTGGTGAGCTCGGTGAGTGGAGATTTCACTTTTACAAGGATGGAACTGAGATTGTccccagagatgaggggtttgagatCAGCACCATGGAGTCCATCTCTGGCTCTATGAACATCTGTTTGCTCAGCATCCCACGGGCTGGTCCTAACAACACTGCGGAATTCACCTGTGGGTACGAGAAGAACATGAGCGGGAGGTGGATCCAGTCCCTCAGGAGCCGGGCTGTGAATGTTACCTGGAATGTCACCAGGAATTACAGCTGGAGAG gaggctgggctctgcccctccccttggTGGTCGGTTGCGGTGGTGGAGGAGCCGCTCTAGGGCTACTGGCTCttcttggctgctgctgcagaaggaATAAGAAAG GTAGCAGCAAGACAGCAGCTGG CTACCTGGGTGTCAATGGAGCCCCTGGGGTCAATTTAG CTCTGCAGCAAAGGAGCCGTGACGGGTGGGATCAGCCGGTGATGCACAACCAGTGA
- the LOC122456519 gene encoding immunoglobulin superfamily member 1-like isoform X5, with product MELNVLLHLLASLQILPQLASPAAPLQVPTVIVDPQHPVYFPGERLTLRCSAPGGEAVSSYQFYNQHGERVFTETTGLSGGPWLVLTAETGKAGAYSCDYWAVRDGRPIYSARSQPLRVPVMDFPLAPSISGMSDSPGKSPVTIVCSAPQGHVAKRYQFLRQGNVIVSQSGARLRLHQSDLDATGPYTCSYEVNVSGRMIQSLPSAPLSIHLTGPSVLPETFRPTLWLSPTGPEFTTGDSVTLTCSAPSWDKKKGFCFLKAGEEVACTRQALEDSQSYQIGRLSMEDSGSYTCMYWVAELGKEISSLESQPISITVRDVSLPPSAPQIILDPPKHIYFQGEHVKLTCSVPGSEQVGGYRFYHQREEQISELDEGPWLERVAMTGNAGAYSCAYWIIRSGQAILSGKSDSISIAVTAPPLAPKLSLHPKLPVYLPGEKVTLTCSVPHGKEAVGFRFHQHRGDQTPEELPAASRGPWMELMAQMGNDGSYTCQYWRWEAGQEIVSEDSNSITVPVSDPLPQPLLSVDPPSGEDGTEIVPRDEGFEISTMESISGSMNICLLSIPRAGPNNTAEFTCGYEKNMSGRWIQSLRSRAVNVTWNVTRNYSWRGGWALPLPLVVGCGGGGAALGLLALLGCCCRRNKKGSSKTAAGVIDIPPTHWPIPSVTTEEPASSHNICFRPPTSPLWIEP from the exons ATGGAGCTCAACGTCCTCCTCCATCTCCTGG CTTCTCTCCAGatccttccccagctggcatcACCTGCAG CCCCCCTGCAAGTCCCCACGGTCATTGTGGACCCCCAGCACCCTGTGTATTTCCCGGGGGAGCGTCTCACCCTCAGATGCTCAGCCCCTGGCGGGGAGGCAGTGAGCAGCTACCAGTTCTACAATCAGCACGGGGAGCGGGTCTTCACAGAAACCACTGGCCTGTCCGGGGGGCCCTGGCTAGTCCTGACGGCTGAGACGGGGAAGGCCGGGGCGTACAGCTGTGACTACTGGGCAGTGAGAGACGGGCGGCCCATCTACTCTGCACGAAGCCAGCCTCTCCGGGTACCAGTGATGG ATTTCCCTCTTGCTCCATCCATCTCTGGGATGTCTGATTCCCCCGGGAAGAGCCCTGTTACCATCGTATGCTCAGCCCCTCAGGGACATGTGGCTAAAAGGTACCAGTTCCTGAGGCAGGGGAATGTCATTGTCTCACAGTCGGGTGCCCGTCTCCGGCTCCATCAGTCTGATTTGGATGCTACCGGCCCTTACACCTGCAGCTATGAGGTCAATGTCTCAGGGAGAATGATCCAGTCACTACCGAGTGCCCCCCTCTCAATCCATCTGACAG GGCCTTCCGTGCTCCCGGAAACCTTTCGGCCAACTCTGTGGCTGTCCCCAACGGGTCCTGAATTCACCACCGGAGATTCTGTTACCCTGACGTgctcagctcccagctgggatAAGAAGAAGGGGTTCTGCTTCCTCAAGGCTGGGGAAGAAGTGGCATGCACAAGACAGGCACTGGAGGACTCTCAGAGTTACCAGATTGGCAGACTCAGCATGGAGGATTCTGGCTCGTACACCTGTATGTACTGGGTAGCTGAACTTGGGAAGGAGATCTCCTCCCTAGAGAGCCAGCCCATCTCCATCACAGTCAGAG ATGTCTCACTGCCCCCGTCGGCCCCCCAAATCATTCTGGATCCCCCAAAACACATCTATTTTCAGGGGGAACATGTCAAGCTCACCTGCTCAGTTCCTGGCAGCGAGCAGGTGGGGGGATACAGATTCTACCATCAAAGAGAGGAGCAGATCTCCGAGCTGGACGAGGGGCCTTGGCTAGAGCGTGTGGCTATGACTGGGAATGCTGGGGCTTACTCCTGTGCCTATTGGATAATCCGATCTGGGCAAGCGATCCTGTCAGGGAAAAGCGACTCCATCTCCATCGCTGTGACTG CTCCTCCATTGGCCCCCAAACTCTCTCTGCATCCCAAGCTCCCCGTGTACCTGCCTGGGGAGAAGGTCACCCTCACCTGCTCAGTCCCCCATGGCAAGGAGGCTGTGGGGTTCAGGTTCCACCAACACAGAGGGGATCAGACTCCTGAAGAGCTgccagcagccagcaggggacCCTGGATGGAGCTCATGGCGCAGATGGGGAATGACGGCTCCTACACCTGTCAGTACTGGAGATGGGAGGCCGGGCAGGAGATTGTGTCTGAGGACAGTAACAGCATCACTGTACCAGTGTCAG acccccttccccagccattgCTGAGCGTGGATCCCCCATCTGGAGAG GATGGAACTGAGATTGTccccagagatgaggggtttgagatCAGCACCATGGAGTCCATCTCTGGCTCTATGAACATCTGTTTGCTCAGCATCCCACGGGCTGGTCCTAACAACACTGCGGAATTCACCTGTGGGTACGAGAAGAACATGAGCGGGAGGTGGATCCAGTCCCTCAGGAGCCGGGCTGTGAATGTTACCTGGAATGTCACCAGGAATTACAGCTGGAGAG gaggctgggctctgcccctccccttggTGGTCGGTTGCGGTGGTGGAGGAGCCGCTCTAGGGCTACTGGCTCttcttggctgctgctgcagaaggaATAAGAAAG GTAGCAGCAAGACAGCAGCTGG AGTAATCGATATCCCTCCAACACATTGGCCCATCCCATCTGTTACAACAGAGGAACCTGCCTCCTCCCACAACATCTGCTTTCGTCCCCCAACTTCTCCCCTCTGGATCGAGCCATGA
- the LOC122456519 gene encoding immunoglobulin superfamily member 1-like isoform X2, with amino-acid sequence MELNVLLHLLASLQILPQLASPAAPLQVPTVIVDPQHPVYFPGERLTLRCSAPGGEAVSSYQFYNQHGERVFTETTGLSGGPWLVLTAETGKAGAYSCDYWAVRDGRPIYSARSQPLRVPVMDFPLAPSISGMSDSPGKSPVTIVCSAPQGHVAKRYQFLRQGNVIVSQSGARLRLHQSDLDATGPYTCSYEVNVSGRMIQSLPSAPLSIHLTGPSVLPETFRPTLWLSPTGPEFTTGDSVTLTCSAPSWDKKKGFCFLKAGEEVACTRQALEDSQSYQIGRLSMEDSGSYTCMYWVAELGKEISSLESQPISITVRDVSLPPSAPQIILDPPKHIYFQGEHVKLTCSVPGSEQVGGYRFYHQREEQISELDEGPWLERVAMTGNAGAYSCAYWIIRSGQAILSGKSDSISIAVTAPPLAPKLSLHPKLPVYLPGEKVTLTCSVPHGKEAVGFRFHQHRGDQTPEELPAASRGPWMELMAQMGNDGSYTCQYWRWEAGQEIVSEDSNSITVPVSDPLPQPLLSVDPPSGEVSEGLPLLIACMAPGELGEWRFHFYKDGTEIVPRDEGFEISTMESISGSMNICLLSIPRAGPNNTAEFTCGYEKNMSGRWIQSLRSRAVNVTWNVTRNYSWRGWALPLPLVVGCGGGGAALGLLALLGCCCRRNKKGSSKTAAGVIDIPPTHWPIPSVTTEEPASSHNICFRPPTSPLWIEP; translated from the exons ATGGAGCTCAACGTCCTCCTCCATCTCCTGG CTTCTCTCCAGatccttccccagctggcatcACCTGCAG CCCCCCTGCAAGTCCCCACGGTCATTGTGGACCCCCAGCACCCTGTGTATTTCCCGGGGGAGCGTCTCACCCTCAGATGCTCAGCCCCTGGCGGGGAGGCAGTGAGCAGCTACCAGTTCTACAATCAGCACGGGGAGCGGGTCTTCACAGAAACCACTGGCCTGTCCGGGGGGCCCTGGCTAGTCCTGACGGCTGAGACGGGGAAGGCCGGGGCGTACAGCTGTGACTACTGGGCAGTGAGAGACGGGCGGCCCATCTACTCTGCACGAAGCCAGCCTCTCCGGGTACCAGTGATGG ATTTCCCTCTTGCTCCATCCATCTCTGGGATGTCTGATTCCCCCGGGAAGAGCCCTGTTACCATCGTATGCTCAGCCCCTCAGGGACATGTGGCTAAAAGGTACCAGTTCCTGAGGCAGGGGAATGTCATTGTCTCACAGTCGGGTGCCCGTCTCCGGCTCCATCAGTCTGATTTGGATGCTACCGGCCCTTACACCTGCAGCTATGAGGTCAATGTCTCAGGGAGAATGATCCAGTCACTACCGAGTGCCCCCCTCTCAATCCATCTGACAG GGCCTTCCGTGCTCCCGGAAACCTTTCGGCCAACTCTGTGGCTGTCCCCAACGGGTCCTGAATTCACCACCGGAGATTCTGTTACCCTGACGTgctcagctcccagctgggatAAGAAGAAGGGGTTCTGCTTCCTCAAGGCTGGGGAAGAAGTGGCATGCACAAGACAGGCACTGGAGGACTCTCAGAGTTACCAGATTGGCAGACTCAGCATGGAGGATTCTGGCTCGTACACCTGTATGTACTGGGTAGCTGAACTTGGGAAGGAGATCTCCTCCCTAGAGAGCCAGCCCATCTCCATCACAGTCAGAG ATGTCTCACTGCCCCCGTCGGCCCCCCAAATCATTCTGGATCCCCCAAAACACATCTATTTTCAGGGGGAACATGTCAAGCTCACCTGCTCAGTTCCTGGCAGCGAGCAGGTGGGGGGATACAGATTCTACCATCAAAGAGAGGAGCAGATCTCCGAGCTGGACGAGGGGCCTTGGCTAGAGCGTGTGGCTATGACTGGGAATGCTGGGGCTTACTCCTGTGCCTATTGGATAATCCGATCTGGGCAAGCGATCCTGTCAGGGAAAAGCGACTCCATCTCCATCGCTGTGACTG CTCCTCCATTGGCCCCCAAACTCTCTCTGCATCCCAAGCTCCCCGTGTACCTGCCTGGGGAGAAGGTCACCCTCACCTGCTCAGTCCCCCATGGCAAGGAGGCTGTGGGGTTCAGGTTCCACCAACACAGAGGGGATCAGACTCCTGAAGAGCTgccagcagccagcaggggacCCTGGATGGAGCTCATGGCGCAGATGGGGAATGACGGCTCCTACACCTGTCAGTACTGGAGATGGGAGGCCGGGCAGGAGATTGTGTCTGAGGACAGTAACAGCATCACTGTACCAGTGTCAG acccccttccccagccattgCTGAGCGTGGATCCCCCATCTGGAGAGGTGAGTGAAGGGCTCCCCCTGCTCATCGCCTGCATGGCCCCTGGTGAGCTCGGTGAGTGGAGATTTCACTTTTACAAGGATGGAACTGAGATTGTccccagagatgaggggtttgagatCAGCACCATGGAGTCCATCTCTGGCTCTATGAACATCTGTTTGCTCAGCATCCCACGGGCTGGTCCTAACAACACTGCGGAATTCACCTGTGGGTACGAGAAGAACATGAGCGGGAGGTGGATCCAGTCCCTCAGGAGCCGGGCTGTGAATGTTACCTGGAATGTCACCAGGAATTACAGCTGGAGAG gctgggctctgcccctccccttggTGGTCGGTTGCGGTGGTGGAGGAGCCGCTCTAGGGCTACTGGCTCttcttggctgctgctgcagaaggaATAAGAAAG GTAGCAGCAAGACAGCAGCTGG AGTAATCGATATCCCTCCAACACATTGGCCCATCCCATCTGTTACAACAGAGGAACCTGCCTCCTCCCACAACATCTGCTTTCGTCCCCCAACTTCTCCCCTCTGGATCGAGCCATGA
- the LOC122456519 gene encoding immunoglobulin superfamily member 1-like isoform X1: protein MELNVLLHLLASLQILPQLASPAAPLQVPTVIVDPQHPVYFPGERLTLRCSAPGGEAVSSYQFYNQHGERVFTETTGLSGGPWLVLTAETGKAGAYSCDYWAVRDGRPIYSARSQPLRVPVMDFPLAPSISGMSDSPGKSPVTIVCSAPQGHVAKRYQFLRQGNVIVSQSGARLRLHQSDLDATGPYTCSYEVNVSGRMIQSLPSAPLSIHLTGPSVLPETFRPTLWLSPTGPEFTTGDSVTLTCSAPSWDKKKGFCFLKAGEEVACTRQALEDSQSYQIGRLSMEDSGSYTCMYWVAELGKEISSLESQPISITVRDVSLPPSAPQIILDPPKHIYFQGEHVKLTCSVPGSEQVGGYRFYHQREEQISELDEGPWLERVAMTGNAGAYSCAYWIIRSGQAILSGKSDSISIAVTAPPLAPKLSLHPKLPVYLPGEKVTLTCSVPHGKEAVGFRFHQHRGDQTPEELPAASRGPWMELMAQMGNDGSYTCQYWRWEAGQEIVSEDSNSITVPVSDPLPQPLLSVDPPSGEVSEGLPLLIACMAPGELGEWRFHFYKDGTEIVPRDEGFEISTMESISGSMNICLLSIPRAGPNNTAEFTCGYEKNMSGRWIQSLRSRAVNVTWNVTRNYSWRGGWALPLPLVVGCGGGGAALGLLALLGCCCRRNKKGSSKTAAGVIDIPPTHWPIPSVTTEEPASSHNICFRPPTSPLWIEP from the exons ATGGAGCTCAACGTCCTCCTCCATCTCCTGG CTTCTCTCCAGatccttccccagctggcatcACCTGCAG CCCCCCTGCAAGTCCCCACGGTCATTGTGGACCCCCAGCACCCTGTGTATTTCCCGGGGGAGCGTCTCACCCTCAGATGCTCAGCCCCTGGCGGGGAGGCAGTGAGCAGCTACCAGTTCTACAATCAGCACGGGGAGCGGGTCTTCACAGAAACCACTGGCCTGTCCGGGGGGCCCTGGCTAGTCCTGACGGCTGAGACGGGGAAGGCCGGGGCGTACAGCTGTGACTACTGGGCAGTGAGAGACGGGCGGCCCATCTACTCTGCACGAAGCCAGCCTCTCCGGGTACCAGTGATGG ATTTCCCTCTTGCTCCATCCATCTCTGGGATGTCTGATTCCCCCGGGAAGAGCCCTGTTACCATCGTATGCTCAGCCCCTCAGGGACATGTGGCTAAAAGGTACCAGTTCCTGAGGCAGGGGAATGTCATTGTCTCACAGTCGGGTGCCCGTCTCCGGCTCCATCAGTCTGATTTGGATGCTACCGGCCCTTACACCTGCAGCTATGAGGTCAATGTCTCAGGGAGAATGATCCAGTCACTACCGAGTGCCCCCCTCTCAATCCATCTGACAG GGCCTTCCGTGCTCCCGGAAACCTTTCGGCCAACTCTGTGGCTGTCCCCAACGGGTCCTGAATTCACCACCGGAGATTCTGTTACCCTGACGTgctcagctcccagctgggatAAGAAGAAGGGGTTCTGCTTCCTCAAGGCTGGGGAAGAAGTGGCATGCACAAGACAGGCACTGGAGGACTCTCAGAGTTACCAGATTGGCAGACTCAGCATGGAGGATTCTGGCTCGTACACCTGTATGTACTGGGTAGCTGAACTTGGGAAGGAGATCTCCTCCCTAGAGAGCCAGCCCATCTCCATCACAGTCAGAG ATGTCTCACTGCCCCCGTCGGCCCCCCAAATCATTCTGGATCCCCCAAAACACATCTATTTTCAGGGGGAACATGTCAAGCTCACCTGCTCAGTTCCTGGCAGCGAGCAGGTGGGGGGATACAGATTCTACCATCAAAGAGAGGAGCAGATCTCCGAGCTGGACGAGGGGCCTTGGCTAGAGCGTGTGGCTATGACTGGGAATGCTGGGGCTTACTCCTGTGCCTATTGGATAATCCGATCTGGGCAAGCGATCCTGTCAGGGAAAAGCGACTCCATCTCCATCGCTGTGACTG CTCCTCCATTGGCCCCCAAACTCTCTCTGCATCCCAAGCTCCCCGTGTACCTGCCTGGGGAGAAGGTCACCCTCACCTGCTCAGTCCCCCATGGCAAGGAGGCTGTGGGGTTCAGGTTCCACCAACACAGAGGGGATCAGACTCCTGAAGAGCTgccagcagccagcaggggacCCTGGATGGAGCTCATGGCGCAGATGGGGAATGACGGCTCCTACACCTGTCAGTACTGGAGATGGGAGGCCGGGCAGGAGATTGTGTCTGAGGACAGTAACAGCATCACTGTACCAGTGTCAG acccccttccccagccattgCTGAGCGTGGATCCCCCATCTGGAGAGGTGAGTGAAGGGCTCCCCCTGCTCATCGCCTGCATGGCCCCTGGTGAGCTCGGTGAGTGGAGATTTCACTTTTACAAGGATGGAACTGAGATTGTccccagagatgaggggtttgagatCAGCACCATGGAGTCCATCTCTGGCTCTATGAACATCTGTTTGCTCAGCATCCCACGGGCTGGTCCTAACAACACTGCGGAATTCACCTGTGGGTACGAGAAGAACATGAGCGGGAGGTGGATCCAGTCCCTCAGGAGCCGGGCTGTGAATGTTACCTGGAATGTCACCAGGAATTACAGCTGGAGAG gaggctgggctctgcccctccccttggTGGTCGGTTGCGGTGGTGGAGGAGCCGCTCTAGGGCTACTGGCTCttcttggctgctgctgcagaaggaATAAGAAAG GTAGCAGCAAGACAGCAGCTGG AGTAATCGATATCCCTCCAACACATTGGCCCATCCCATCTGTTACAACAGAGGAACCTGCCTCCTCCCACAACATCTGCTTTCGTCCCCCAACTTCTCCCCTCTGGATCGAGCCATGA
- the LOC122456519 gene encoding immunoglobulin superfamily member 1-like isoform X4, translating to MELNVLLHLLASLQILPQLASPAAPLQVPTVIVDPQHPVYFPGERLTLRCSAPGGEAVSSYQFYNQHGERVFTETTGLSGGPWLVLTAETGKAGAYSCDYWAVRDGRPIYSARSQPLRVPVMDFPLAPSISGMSDSPGKSPVTIVCSAPQGHVAKRYQFLRQGNVIVSQSGARLRLHQSDLDATGPYTCSYEVNVSGRMIQSLPSAPLSIHLTGPSVLPETFRPTLWLSPTGPEFTTGDSVTLTCSAPSWDKKKGFCFLKAGEEVACTRQALEDSQSYQIGRLSMEDSGSYTCMYWVAELGKEISSLESQPISITVRDVSLPPSAPQIILDPPKHIYFQGEHVKLTCSVPGSEQVGGYRFYHQREEQISELDEGPWLERVAMTGNAGAYSCAYWIIRSGQAILSGKSDSISIAVTAPPLAPKLSLHPKLPVYLPGEKVTLTCSVPHGKEAVGFRFHQHRGDQTPEELPAASRGPWMELMAQMGNDGSYTCQYWRWEAGQEIVSEDSNSITVPVSDPLPQPLLSVDPPSGEVSEGLPLLIACMAPGELGEWRFHFYKDGTEIVPRDEGFEISTMESISGSMNICLLSIPRAGPNNTAEFTCGYEKNMSGRWIQSLRSRAVNVTWNVTRNYSWRGWALPLPLVVGCGGGGAALGLLALLGCCCRRNKKGTSNATWMGNGSWGLICAILEENGQDWGGE from the exons ATGGAGCTCAACGTCCTCCTCCATCTCCTGG CTTCTCTCCAGatccttccccagctggcatcACCTGCAG CCCCCCTGCAAGTCCCCACGGTCATTGTGGACCCCCAGCACCCTGTGTATTTCCCGGGGGAGCGTCTCACCCTCAGATGCTCAGCCCCTGGCGGGGAGGCAGTGAGCAGCTACCAGTTCTACAATCAGCACGGGGAGCGGGTCTTCACAGAAACCACTGGCCTGTCCGGGGGGCCCTGGCTAGTCCTGACGGCTGAGACGGGGAAGGCCGGGGCGTACAGCTGTGACTACTGGGCAGTGAGAGACGGGCGGCCCATCTACTCTGCACGAAGCCAGCCTCTCCGGGTACCAGTGATGG ATTTCCCTCTTGCTCCATCCATCTCTGGGATGTCTGATTCCCCCGGGAAGAGCCCTGTTACCATCGTATGCTCAGCCCCTCAGGGACATGTGGCTAAAAGGTACCAGTTCCTGAGGCAGGGGAATGTCATTGTCTCACAGTCGGGTGCCCGTCTCCGGCTCCATCAGTCTGATTTGGATGCTACCGGCCCTTACACCTGCAGCTATGAGGTCAATGTCTCAGGGAGAATGATCCAGTCACTACCGAGTGCCCCCCTCTCAATCCATCTGACAG GGCCTTCCGTGCTCCCGGAAACCTTTCGGCCAACTCTGTGGCTGTCCCCAACGGGTCCTGAATTCACCACCGGAGATTCTGTTACCCTGACGTgctcagctcccagctgggatAAGAAGAAGGGGTTCTGCTTCCTCAAGGCTGGGGAAGAAGTGGCATGCACAAGACAGGCACTGGAGGACTCTCAGAGTTACCAGATTGGCAGACTCAGCATGGAGGATTCTGGCTCGTACACCTGTATGTACTGGGTAGCTGAACTTGGGAAGGAGATCTCCTCCCTAGAGAGCCAGCCCATCTCCATCACAGTCAGAG ATGTCTCACTGCCCCCGTCGGCCCCCCAAATCATTCTGGATCCCCCAAAACACATCTATTTTCAGGGGGAACATGTCAAGCTCACCTGCTCAGTTCCTGGCAGCGAGCAGGTGGGGGGATACAGATTCTACCATCAAAGAGAGGAGCAGATCTCCGAGCTGGACGAGGGGCCTTGGCTAGAGCGTGTGGCTATGACTGGGAATGCTGGGGCTTACTCCTGTGCCTATTGGATAATCCGATCTGGGCAAGCGATCCTGTCAGGGAAAAGCGACTCCATCTCCATCGCTGTGACTG CTCCTCCATTGGCCCCCAAACTCTCTCTGCATCCCAAGCTCCCCGTGTACCTGCCTGGGGAGAAGGTCACCCTCACCTGCTCAGTCCCCCATGGCAAGGAGGCTGTGGGGTTCAGGTTCCACCAACACAGAGGGGATCAGACTCCTGAAGAGCTgccagcagccagcaggggacCCTGGATGGAGCTCATGGCGCAGATGGGGAATGACGGCTCCTACACCTGTCAGTACTGGAGATGGGAGGCCGGGCAGGAGATTGTGTCTGAGGACAGTAACAGCATCACTGTACCAGTGTCAG acccccttccccagccattgCTGAGCGTGGATCCCCCATCTGGAGAGGTGAGTGAAGGGCTCCCCCTGCTCATCGCCTGCATGGCCCCTGGTGAGCTCGGTGAGTGGAGATTTCACTTTTACAAGGATGGAACTGAGATTGTccccagagatgaggggtttgagatCAGCACCATGGAGTCCATCTCTGGCTCTATGAACATCTGTTTGCTCAGCATCCCACGGGCTGGTCCTAACAACACTGCGGAATTCACCTGTGGGTACGAGAAGAACATGAGCGGGAGGTGGATCCAGTCCCTCAGGAGCCGGGCTGTGAATGTTACCTGGAATGTCACCAGGAATTACAGCTGGAGAG gctgggctctgcccctccccttggTGGTCGGTTGCGGTGGTGGAGGAGCCGCTCTAGGGCTACTGGCTCttcttggctgctgctgcagaaggaATAAGAAAGGTACCAGTAATGCAACCTGGATGGGGAATGGGAGCTGGGGTCTCATTTGTGCAATTCTGGAGGAGAATGGACAAGATTGGGGTGGAGAATGA